A portion of the Homalodisca vitripennis isolate AUS2020 chromosome 2, UT_GWSS_2.1, whole genome shotgun sequence genome contains these proteins:
- the LOC124353640 gene encoding ribosomal RNA-processing protein 7 homolog A produces the protein MSITEIGGFKVVPVKFKASSSAQHWLYIKEHAVREKCPEKPADKTLFVIGVPPYCTEDALQRAFSKCGKIKKVYLQAKPSSSAPPVDTSKFFPKHSIIKGFKVAYIVFESVTGLQAALGLDSLEPLILSSESAYVEVGIRKWSREYNERIPQVSALQAEVDSFMELYDKKEAAQREAEGQEVDDEGWVTVTKRGRNPGFARKESVEKRILGKERKKRAKKQLLNFYRFQIKESKMNQLMELREKFEEDKKKIALLKQTRKFKPF, from the exons TGGTACCCGTGAAGTTCAAGGCCTCGAGCAGTGCGCAACATTGGTTGTACATAAAAGAACACGCAGTTCGAGAGAAGTGTCCAGAGAAACCGGCCGACAAAACGCTCTTCGTCATTGGTGTTCCACCGTATTGTACAGAG GACGCTCTCCAGCGGGCGTTTTCAAAATGTggaaaaatcaaaaaagtttaCCTTCAAGCGAAACCATCATCTTCTGCTCCTCCTGTAGACACGTCCAAGTTTTTTCCAAAACATTCCATCATAAAG GGGTTCAAGGTCGCGTACATCGTGTTCGAGTCGGTCACAGGATTGCAAGCAGCCCTCGGACTGGACTCTCTGGAACCCCTCATTCTCTCCTCGGAATCAGCTTATGTTGAAGTTGGCATCAGGA AGTGGAGCAGAGAGTACAATGAGCGGATCCCACAAGTGTCAGCACTGCAAGCGGAAGTGGACAGCTTCATGGAGTTGTACGACAAGAAGGAGGCGGCTCAACGTGAAGCGGAGGGCCAGGAAGTAGACGACGAGGGTTGGGTCACCGTTACCAAGCG TGGCCGGAATCCAGGGTTTGCAAGAAAGGAGAGTGTTGAGAAGAGGATACTTGGGAAAGAAAGGAAGAAGAGAGCGAAGAAACAACTCCTCAACTTCTATAGGTTTCAAATTAAGGAGTCTAAAATGAATC AACTGATGGAGCTGAGAGAGAAGTTTGAAGAGGACAAAAAGAAAATTGCCCTGCTGAAACAAACCAGGAAATTCAAACCcttttag